One region of Daphnia pulicaria isolate SC F1-1A chromosome 7, SC_F0-13Bv2, whole genome shotgun sequence genomic DNA includes:
- the LOC124348733 gene encoding uncharacterized protein LOC124348733, translating to MTYALTAYSHQNKPGKVLEMVRILVSAPWHILHPLDKLRMMKAWSKYSQVLNDPVRNLNMRLTFQNGEVTFIQSHHLSNESALGNASTPLQMDYDEENVIAGTSDNETRSESQEEQQNVRMHTPALMYDIPSLPQNV from the exons ATGACGTACGCCCTAACAGCTTATTCCCATCAGAACAAGCCCGGCAAAGTTTTGGAAATGGTCAGGATTTTAGTTTCGGCACCGTGGCATATTCTTCATCCTTTG GACAAATTGAGAATGATGAAAGCTTGGAGCAAATACAGCCAGGTGCTCAACGATCCAGTGCGTAATCTCAACATGCGACTAACATTCCAGAACGGCGAAGTCACTTTCATCCAATCCCATCATCTGTCTAAC GAGTCGGCGTTAGGCAACGCTTCCACGCCTCTGCAGATGGATTACGACGAAGAAAATGTCATAGCCGGAACCAGTGACAACGAAACACGTTCAGAGTCCCAGGAGGAGCAGCAAAACGTGCGGATGCACACTCCGGCGCTTATGTACGACATTCCAAGTCTCCCGCAAAACGTTTAA